A stretch of the Halorussus salinus genome encodes the following:
- a CDS encoding tyrosine-type recombinase/integrase: MSELEEITLVTQPSQEQLNERQRVDYESQRTDCLQWLLHFGKKPDQAEGYAFETVRARASRMDMFYRWVWKQESGYVADVTHNHADEYMKYVAYRDTSNVDKANHQKAVKMLFKWREHEHGMNPWEPSITFSTANGASQPRDYLTLAERRKLREAALEYGSIPSYNDLSPEERDRWRAHLAQRFEKPKEDVTPEDWDRANGWKIPSLVATSLDAGLRPIEVARARVQWVDAANDVLRVPKEESSKNRENWVVSLQSRTSQMLSRWVEERQAYTDYEETDQLWLTREQNPYSSHSLSYLLDRLCDVADIDTSNRKLSWYAIRHSVGTYMTREEGLAAAQSQLRHKSEMTTMKYDQAPVEDRRDALDRMG; encoded by the coding sequence ATGAGTGAGTTGGAAGAGATAACGTTGGTCACACAACCGTCGCAAGAACAATTGAATGAGCGCCAACGAGTGGACTACGAGTCCCAACGGACGGACTGTCTACAGTGGTTACTGCACTTCGGGAAGAAACCAGATCAAGCCGAGGGATACGCGTTTGAAACGGTGCGTGCGCGAGCGAGTCGGATGGACATGTTCTACCGATGGGTGTGGAAGCAAGAGAGTGGGTATGTCGCGGATGTCACGCACAACCACGCCGACGAGTACATGAAATACGTGGCGTATCGCGATACCAGTAATGTCGATAAGGCTAATCACCAGAAAGCGGTGAAGATGCTATTCAAGTGGCGAGAGCATGAACACGGGATGAATCCGTGGGAGCCTTCGATTACCTTTTCGACAGCGAACGGGGCGAGCCAGCCGCGGGACTATTTGACGCTCGCAGAACGTCGCAAGCTCCGCGAAGCGGCCCTCGAGTACGGAAGTATTCCCAGCTACAATGACCTCTCCCCTGAGGAGCGTGACCGATGGCGTGCTCACCTTGCTCAACGGTTCGAGAAGCCGAAGGAGGATGTGACGCCAGAAGACTGGGATCGCGCGAACGGGTGGAAGATTCCATCTCTTGTGGCCACGAGTCTGGATGCTGGCCTTCGACCAATTGAGGTTGCGCGGGCCCGAGTGCAGTGGGTTGATGCAGCAAACGACGTTTTGCGTGTCCCCAAGGAAGAGAGCTCGAAAAATCGGGAAAACTGGGTCGTGAGTCTGCAATCCCGTACGTCCCAGATGCTATCGCGGTGGGTCGAAGAACGTCAAGCGTATACCGACTACGAAGAGACGGATCAGCTCTGGCTGACGCGCGAGCAGAACCCGTACAGTTCGCATTCGCTTAGTTACCTGCTTGACCGTCTCTGCGATGTTGCGGACATCGATACGTCGAACCGCAAGCTAAGTTGGTACGCTATCAGGCATTCGGTAGGGACATACATGACTCGAGAGGAGGGGTTGGCTGCCGCTCAAAGCCAACTCCGACACAAGAGCGAAATGACGACGATGAAGTACGACCAAGCACCTGTCGAAGATCGTCGCGACGCACTAGACCGGATGGGGTAA
- a CDS encoding MBL fold metallo-hydrolase: MITNLARGVQAFTSNAFLVEGDRTVLVDTGSNFDAVARIEERTTDLDAVLLTHTHHDHLGNLDAVRDAFGVETWGFDTDQPEVDNAVADEESVRLGDHSYTALHTPGHKNDHLCFYSSAASVLFAGDLIFQNGSFGRTDLEEGDRDRLIESIDRVRERVDEHLSEMYVGHGPSVTTDPYQDIELAGRAARMR; encoded by the coding sequence ATGATTACGAACCTCGCGCGCGGCGTGCAGGCGTTCACGAGCAACGCCTTCCTCGTGGAGGGCGACCGGACCGTGCTGGTCGATACCGGGTCGAACTTCGACGCGGTGGCGCGAATCGAGGAGCGAACCACGGACCTCGACGCCGTACTCCTCACCCACACCCACCACGACCACCTCGGGAACCTCGACGCCGTGAGAGACGCCTTCGGCGTCGAGACGTGGGGCTTCGACACCGACCAGCCCGAGGTGGACAACGCCGTCGCAGACGAGGAGTCCGTCCGACTCGGCGACCACAGTTACACCGCGCTCCACACGCCGGGGCACAAGAACGACCACCTCTGCTTCTACTCGTCGGCCGCGAGCGTCCTGTTCGCGGGCGACCTGATATTCCAGAACGGGAGCTTCGGTCGGACCGACCTCGAAGAAGGCGACCGCGACCGACTCATCGAGAGCATCGACCGGGTGCGTGAGCGCGTGGACGAACATCTCTCGGAGATGTACGTCGGCCACGGACCGAGCGTCACGACGGACCCGTACCAAGACATCGAACTGGCCGGTCGCGCGGCCCGGATGCGATAA
- a CDS encoding archaellin/type IV pilin N-terminal domain-containing protein, translated as MGIGTLIVFIAMVLVAAMAAAVLLNTSGMLAEKAEETSFDSTNRVSNRLMVVSSYGHVTDDVYNSAPKATQDIMPNESVDTVELTVKLSPGSGTVNLSEATLSWVGPETATTLVHGDEVAHAPGVEDEENAGTFGLQPDDGGTRGGGPSGDSNPHETFNTYALDADDHAVLGGQGQRIKIYLNAGLIEAQSRDAVTPPYSEPLSNGEEVRLKLTTPSGATTVYRLTVPSSLAGSEFVSL; from the coding sequence GTGGGTATCGGGACGCTCATCGTGTTCATCGCGATGGTGTTGGTGGCGGCGATGGCCGCGGCCGTTCTTCTCAACACCTCCGGAATGCTGGCCGAGAAGGCCGAGGAGACGAGCTTCGACTCCACGAACCGGGTCTCGAATCGGCTCATGGTCGTCAGTTCGTACGGCCACGTCACGGACGACGTGTACAACTCCGCGCCGAAGGCCACGCAGGACATCATGCCCAACGAGAGCGTCGATACCGTCGAGTTGACGGTGAAGTTGTCGCCGGGGTCGGGCACGGTGAACCTCTCGGAAGCGACCCTCTCGTGGGTCGGCCCGGAGACCGCGACGACGCTCGTTCACGGTGACGAAGTCGCCCACGCGCCCGGCGTCGAAGACGAGGAGAACGCTGGGACGTTCGGCCTGCAACCGGACGACGGCGGTACCAGAGGCGGCGGTCCGAGCGGCGACAGCAATCCCCACGAGACGTTCAACACCTACGCGCTCGACGCTGACGACCACGCCGTCCTCGGCGGACAGGGCCAGCGCATCAAAATCTATCTCAACGCCGGTCTCATCGAAGCCCAGTCCCGCGACGCGGTGACGCCGCCGTACTCCGAACCACTCTCGAACGGCGAGGAGGTCCGACTCAAACTCACGACGCCTTCGGGCGCGACGACCGTCTACCGACTCACGGTGCCCTCGTCGCTGGCCGGGAGCGAGTTCGTCTCGCTCTGA
- a CDS encoding DMT family transporter — MFVLLATLWGGSFVAIEIGLHYFPPLTFAGLRYAVAGAVLLGYAAVATDRWRPREREEYLVIAVVGAFVVAGYHGLLYLGELRVSGAVASVVVSLSPVLTAGFAAVVLDERLTVPKAVGFALGIVGVAVVAGLNPTSAASTSLLGVGLVVAGIACFALGGVLTRPLSNDLPIATMEGWAMLGGSGLLFVVGTARGESLAAIRPTPTALASFAYLTLFSGVVAYLLYFHLLDELGPTRLNLVGYLEPVVATLTSWAVLGELVGPSTLVGFAAIFAGFAVLNRHVVRSLVVSARESLAGDGESLTHNGESASDETPIGGGTAWSESAGPADD; from the coding sequence ATGTTCGTTTTGCTCGCTACGCTGTGGGGTGGTTCGTTCGTCGCCATCGAAATCGGCCTGCACTACTTCCCGCCGCTGACGTTCGCCGGACTCCGGTACGCGGTGGCTGGCGCGGTGTTGCTCGGCTACGCCGCAGTAGCGACCGACCGCTGGCGGCCCCGCGAGCGCGAGGAGTACCTCGTAATCGCGGTCGTCGGCGCGTTCGTCGTCGCGGGCTATCACGGCTTGCTCTATCTGGGCGAACTGCGCGTCTCGGGCGCGGTCGCGTCGGTCGTCGTCAGCCTCTCGCCGGTCCTGACCGCCGGGTTCGCGGCCGTCGTGCTGGACGAGCGCCTGACCGTGCCGAAGGCGGTTGGCTTCGCACTCGGCATCGTCGGCGTGGCCGTCGTCGCGGGGCTGAACCCGACCAGCGCGGCCTCGACGAGCCTCCTCGGAGTCGGTCTCGTCGTCGCCGGTATCGCGTGCTTCGCGCTCGGCGGGGTCCTGACCCGACCGCTCAGCAACGACCTGCCGATAGCGACGATGGAGGGGTGGGCGATGCTCGGCGGGTCGGGGCTGCTGTTCGTCGTCGGCACGGCGCGCGGCGAGTCGCTCGCCGCGATTCGGCCCACGCCGACCGCGCTGGCGTCGTTCGCGTACTTGACGCTGTTCTCCGGCGTCGTGGCGTACCTGCTGTACTTTCACCTGCTGGACGAACTCGGCCCGACGCGGCTCAACCTCGTGGGCTACCTCGAACCCGTGGTGGCGACGCTGACGAGTTGGGCCGTGCTGGGCGAGCTAGTCGGTCCCTCCACGCTCGTCGGTTTCGCCGCCATCTTCGCCGGGTTCGCGGTGCTGAACCGCCATGTCGTTCGGTCGCTCGTCGTGTCGGCACGCGAGTCGCTGGCAGGCGACGGCGAATCGCTGACGCACAACGGCGAGTCGGCGTCCGACGAGACCCCCATCGGAGGCGGAACGGCGTGGTCCGAGTCGGCGGGTCCCGCCGACGACTGA
- a CDS encoding PAS domain-containing protein, with the protein MGSDRVTDTETLTAVKSTGAVHDPVTASEIADALGCTRHTAYDKLEKLHDQAALRTKKVGARARVWWYPADSSPGHPDPTNGEESEHLYRTLAAQFPNGAVAVYDHNLQYELVEGAVVGTTLPSREQLEGQTFAEIFADDLGDGFNSLLRTAIEDGATKTSEVTFGGRDWRVWVTPLCDSDGEIVAGLSVFQDVTEHKRLQAETTESTFRQLFENVPGAYLILKPDDYEIVAVTDAYLEATMTERTEILGESLFDVFPDDPQTDAEGVHALQASLKRVTAERQEDVMPVTHSPIPLPESEGGGFEDRWWSPINTPILNADGTIEYIVHRVKDVTPIIRQLHIDGAEEPLQRFDYGELQLTADILQRGQELQQAKEEAYDRVRESERKYRTLFESINEGFCIIEMLFDQDGDPVDYRFLETNPAFEEQTGLTDAEGERMRDLRPDHEQYWFDRYGDVAKTGEPVSFEAEAEALDRWYSVYAFPFGEPKSQQVATLFDDITDRKEHEQRLERQNERFENFASMLAHELRNPVTIGQLYSQQLPTEAAPQAVDYVTEAFDRLEDIIDVMLVLMRGRETAGETSSVELAETAQAAWRDVDAPEATLELTSDWTIQANETYLRHLFRNLFENAVEHGGRDVTITVSDLPTGFYVADDGVGIPPDKRDTVFEQGYTSAAEQGGHGLGLAFVNELATVYEWTCTVTESANGGARFEFRYVDQDPHQD; encoded by the coding sequence ATGGGTTCTGACCGGGTGACGGACACCGAGACGCTCACTGCGGTCAAGAGTACAGGGGCAGTCCATGACCCCGTCACGGCCAGCGAAATCGCTGACGCACTCGGCTGTACTCGGCACACCGCCTACGACAAACTCGAGAAACTTCACGATCAGGCCGCACTACGCACGAAGAAGGTCGGCGCCCGGGCGCGTGTCTGGTGGTACCCGGCTGACTCTTCACCTGGACATCCCGACCCCACCAACGGTGAGGAGTCTGAACACCTCTATCGTACCCTCGCCGCGCAGTTCCCGAACGGAGCCGTCGCCGTCTACGACCACAATCTCCAATACGAACTCGTCGAAGGGGCCGTGGTGGGTACCACGTTGCCCAGTCGCGAGCAACTCGAAGGCCAGACGTTCGCGGAGATCTTCGCCGACGATCTCGGTGATGGTTTCAATTCATTACTACGGACGGCTATTGAAGACGGGGCGACGAAGACCAGCGAGGTCACGTTCGGCGGGCGCGACTGGCGGGTATGGGTGACACCACTTTGCGACAGCGACGGTGAGATTGTTGCCGGTCTAAGCGTTTTCCAGGATGTCACCGAACACAAACGACTGCAAGCTGAAACCACTGAATCGACTTTCCGCCAACTGTTCGAGAACGTACCCGGAGCGTATCTCATTCTGAAGCCGGATGACTACGAGATCGTCGCGGTGACTGATGCCTACTTGGAGGCGACGATGACCGAGCGGACGGAGATTTTGGGCGAATCCCTCTTCGACGTGTTCCCCGACGATCCCCAAACGGATGCCGAGGGTGTCCACGCGTTACAGGCATCGCTCAAACGAGTGACAGCCGAACGGCAGGAGGACGTGATGCCGGTAACCCACTCCCCGATTCCCCTCCCTGAGTCCGAAGGAGGGGGATTCGAAGACCGCTGGTGGAGTCCGATCAACACGCCCATTCTCAATGCAGACGGCACTATCGAGTACATCGTCCATCGCGTCAAGGACGTGACGCCAATCATCCGACAACTACATATCGACGGTGCGGAGGAGCCGCTCCAACGGTTCGACTACGGCGAGTTACAACTTACGGCAGATATCCTTCAGCGTGGACAGGAACTCCAACAGGCCAAAGAGGAAGCCTACGACCGAGTGCGTGAAAGCGAGCGGAAGTACCGGACGTTATTCGAATCCATCAACGAGGGCTTTTGCATCATCGAGATGCTGTTCGACCAGGACGGTGACCCCGTGGATTATCGCTTTCTGGAGACGAATCCGGCATTCGAGGAACAGACTGGACTGACAGACGCAGAGGGCGAACGGATGCGCGACCTGCGACCGGATCACGAGCAATACTGGTTCGACCGCTACGGGGACGTCGCCAAGACAGGTGAACCAGTCAGCTTCGAAGCAGAGGCAGAAGCATTAGATCGGTGGTATAGTGTGTACGCCTTTCCGTTTGGAGAGCCCAAAAGCCAGCAAGTCGCGACCCTGTTCGACGATATTACCGACCGAAAGGAACACGAACAGCGGCTTGAACGCCAGAACGAGCGATTCGAAAACTTTGCTAGCATGCTCGCGCACGAACTCCGGAATCCGGTGACGATCGGCCAACTCTACAGTCAGCAACTGCCAACGGAGGCCGCCCCACAAGCGGTTGACTACGTGACGGAAGCATTCGACCGCCTCGAAGATATCATCGACGTGATGTTGGTGTTAATGCGAGGGCGCGAGACGGCCGGTGAGACGAGTTCAGTCGAACTGGCAGAAACGGCACAGGCGGCGTGGAGAGATGTGGATGCGCCGGAGGCTACACTTGAGCTGACAAGTGACTGGACTATTCAGGCAAATGAGACGTACCTGCGGCATCTGTTCCGGAATCTGTTCGAGAATGCCGTCGAACACGGTGGCAGGGATGTAACGATTACCGTCAGTGATCTCCCGACGGGATTTTACGTGGCGGACGACGGAGTTGGGATACCGCCCGACAAGCGGGACACGGTGTTCGAGCAAGGTTATACCTCGGCAGCTGAACAAGGGGGACATGGATTAGGGCTGGCGTTCGTCAACGAATTAGCCACCGTCTATGAGTGGACGTGTACGGTGACAGAGAGTGCGAACGGTGGTGCCCGGTTTGAGTTCCGGTACGTCGACCAAGACCCACACCAAGACTGA
- the thyX gene encoding FAD-dependent thymidylate synthase: MEVKLLNATENPEEAICTAARNDYMNEWVGEKSFEEVMESIEGEDLKTKQETLIGHLLSHGHFGPFEHPQAVFAVKGISRSCMAQITRHRHVSFDVQSMRYVSFDDIDPDEVGDGEMVVMPPSIDDPDWIGRNQKGGAVDDETVEKRKEVFESSITESVEAYQELLDLGVPPEDARFVLPIGTKVNMVMSMNPRMLMHVADMRAAADAQWEVREMTEKVLDLAKEWCPITFEYYEENMKNRKNRLAP, from the coding sequence ATGGAAGTCAAACTGCTGAACGCGACTGAGAACCCGGAAGAGGCGATCTGCACCGCGGCGCGCAACGACTACATGAACGAGTGGGTCGGCGAGAAGTCCTTCGAAGAAGTCATGGAATCCATCGAGGGCGAAGACCTGAAGACGAAACAGGAGACGCTCATCGGCCACCTTCTGAGTCACGGTCACTTCGGTCCTTTCGAACACCCACAAGCCGTCTTCGCCGTGAAGGGCATCAGTCGCTCTTGTATGGCACAGATCACTCGTCACAGACACGTCAGTTTCGACGTGCAGTCGATGCGCTACGTCTCCTTCGACGACATCGACCCGGACGAGGTCGGCGACGGTGAGATGGTCGTGATGCCGCCCTCGATAGACGACCCCGACTGGATCGGACGAAATCAGAAAGGCGGGGCCGTAGACGACGAAACCGTCGAAAAGCGCAAAGAAGTGTTCGAGTCCTCGATCACGGAATCGGTCGAGGCGTATCAGGAACTGCTGGACCTCGGTGTTCCGCCAGAGGACGCCCGGTTCGTTCTCCCGATCGGCACGAAGGTCAACATGGTCATGTCGATGAATCCGCGAATGCTGATGCACGTCGCCGATATGCGTGCCGCGGCCGACGCCCAGTGGGAAGTCAGAGAAATGACAGAGAAGGTCCTCGACTTGGCGAAGGAGTGGTGCCCCATCACCTTCGAGTACTACGAGGAGAACATGAAGAACCGGAAGAACCGACTCGCGCCTTAA
- a CDS encoding metal-dependent hydrolase family protein produces MFVLRGGTVVDADGTREADVAVEDGRIAAVGDVPDDPDDEIDASGQFVAPGLVDAHVHVMMDGRPDPSEIDGDSDATLAYRTTANLRDALDAGVTTVRDLGSAGTLALDARDAIEEGVLDGPQVCACGQSVVMTGGHGHWFGREADGVPEVKKAVREQLKRDADVVKCMATGGVLTEGALTGMPELDEEELETIVESASAKRVPTAAHAHGTAGIKNAVRAGISSVEHGTFMDREAAELMADRGTYWVPTAKALYGIVEAGTEAGIPEFAVEKAEEAKEAWADAFEYALDAGVPIAMGTDAGTPFNFFADIPEELELMVEHGLTETQALEAATVNAADLLGLDDVGTVAEGARADLVVLDENPLDEVAAWQSPTRVVCRGTTVR; encoded by the coding sequence ATGTTCGTACTTCGAGGCGGGACGGTCGTGGACGCGGACGGGACCCGAGAGGCCGACGTAGCGGTCGAAGATGGACGAATCGCCGCGGTCGGCGACGTGCCCGACGACCCCGACGACGAAATCGACGCGAGCGGACAGTTCGTCGCGCCGGGACTCGTGGACGCCCACGTCCACGTGATGATGGACGGGCGGCCCGACCCGAGCGAGATCGACGGCGACAGCGACGCGACGCTGGCCTACCGGACGACGGCCAACCTCCGGGACGCGCTCGACGCGGGCGTCACGACGGTCCGGGACCTCGGGTCGGCGGGCACGCTCGCGCTCGACGCCAGAGACGCCATCGAGGAGGGCGTCCTCGACGGCCCACAGGTCTGCGCCTGCGGCCAGAGCGTCGTGATGACCGGCGGGCACGGCCACTGGTTCGGCCGGGAGGCCGACGGCGTGCCCGAGGTCAAGAAGGCGGTCCGCGAGCAACTCAAGCGGGACGCCGACGTGGTGAAGTGCATGGCGACCGGCGGCGTCCTCACCGAGGGCGCGCTGACGGGGATGCCGGAACTGGACGAGGAGGAACTCGAAACTATCGTGGAGTCCGCCAGCGCAAAGCGCGTACCGACCGCGGCCCACGCTCACGGCACCGCGGGCATCAAGAACGCGGTCCGGGCGGGCATCTCCAGCGTCGAACACGGCACGTTCATGGACCGCGAGGCGGCCGAACTGATGGCCGACCGGGGCACCTACTGGGTGCCGACCGCGAAGGCGCTCTACGGCATCGTGGAGGCCGGGACCGAGGCCGGAATCCCCGAGTTCGCCGTCGAGAAGGCCGAGGAGGCCAAGGAGGCATGGGCCGACGCCTTCGAGTACGCCCTCGACGCTGGCGTCCCCATCGCGATGGGGACCGACGCCGGGACGCCGTTCAACTTCTTCGCCGACATCCCCGAAGAACTGGAACTGATGGTCGAACACGGTCTCACGGAGACACAGGCGCTGGAGGCCGCAACGGTCAACGCCGCCGACTTGCTGGGACTGGACGACGTAGGGACGGTCGCGGAGGGCGCTCGCGCGGACCTCGTGGTGCTGGACGAGAATCCGCTGGACGAGGTAGCGGCGTGGCAATCGCCAACGCGTGTCGTGTGTCGTGGAACCACTGTCCGGTGA
- a CDS encoding Lrp/AsnC family transcriptional regulator codes for MDERDVTILKAIADLGTGSPEKLSEETDIPVSTIHYRLNNLREEGVIENDLYDIDLEKAGLGVTVLVEVLADYSDSYEEFGEKLLAVEGVTQAYFAMGETDFILLARLPDSDAVERLISDFEAIDGVERTNSTFVISSLRDTDNPLESYSLETLVEELADE; via the coding sequence ATGGACGAGCGCGACGTGACCATCCTCAAGGCCATCGCGGATTTGGGCACCGGCAGTCCCGAGAAGTTGAGCGAGGAGACCGACATCCCGGTCTCGACCATCCACTACCGACTGAACAACCTGCGCGAGGAGGGCGTCATCGAGAACGACCTCTACGACATCGACCTCGAAAAGGCGGGGCTGGGCGTCACCGTCCTCGTGGAGGTGCTGGCCGACTACAGCGACTCCTACGAGGAGTTCGGCGAGAAGTTGCTCGCCGTCGAGGGCGTCACCCAAGCCTACTTCGCGATGGGCGAGACCGACTTCATCCTCCTCGCTCGCCTCCCCGACAGCGACGCGGTCGAACGCCTCATCAGCGACTTCGAGGCCATCGACGGCGTCGAGCGCACCAACTCGACGTTCGTTATCTCGTCGCTCCGCGATACGGACAACCCGCTGGAGAGTTACAGTTTAGAGACGCTGGTCGAAGAACTCGCCGACGAGTAG
- a CDS encoding helix-turn-helix transcriptional regulator, giving the protein MRRLLAVGLVVVLLVGTVPVAPVLGVLPARDATPVSTMSSTEVRDGPSTELSRTPETLGVADNFDTVEFHITVHENGTAEWTFTYQRTLNNETERQQFERFASEFDNNSTQLYENFKGQARQLASAGQNATGRAMKAQHFKKEAYVGGLVNENRGIVKMSFQWTSFATAEGETVVIGDVFEGGLYIGPNQSLVVHTGTGLQFESAQPAASAQPSGDSLASSESVTWQGERDFIDQRPRVKFEPMKGTTTTTTDETTNSGGENATVTTNPAGQPPSDGGNWSLLMMFIGAVVVLLGLAAAFAYRQGDFGSFAGSTDAPDGGDGGGGSAAAGNGGTTTSEPSVSDEELLTDEARVKKLLDDNGGRMKQVNIVEETGWSKSKVSMLLSEMEEEGDISKLRVGRENIISLEGHEPDAAGSPLEGE; this is encoded by the coding sequence ATGAGACGGCTGCTGGCTGTCGGCCTCGTAGTCGTGCTACTCGTCGGGACGGTGCCCGTAGCGCCGGTACTGGGCGTCCTCCCTGCGCGTGACGCGACGCCGGTCTCGACGATGTCCTCCACGGAGGTCCGAGACGGCCCTTCGACGGAACTCTCGCGAACGCCCGAGACGCTCGGCGTCGCGGACAACTTCGACACCGTGGAGTTCCACATCACGGTCCACGAGAACGGGACCGCCGAGTGGACGTTCACCTATCAGCGCACGCTGAACAACGAGACCGAACGCCAGCAGTTCGAGCGGTTCGCCAGCGAGTTCGACAACAACTCCACGCAACTGTACGAGAACTTCAAAGGGCAGGCCCGGCAACTGGCCAGCGCCGGACAGAACGCGACCGGCCGCGCGATGAAGGCTCAACACTTCAAGAAGGAAGCCTACGTCGGCGGCCTCGTCAACGAGAACCGCGGCATCGTCAAGATGTCGTTCCAGTGGACGAGCTTCGCGACTGCCGAGGGCGAGACGGTCGTCATCGGCGACGTGTTCGAGGGCGGCCTCTACATCGGCCCGAACCAGTCGCTGGTCGTCCACACCGGGACCGGACTCCAGTTCGAGTCGGCACAGCCCGCCGCCTCCGCCCAACCCTCTGGCGATTCGCTGGCCAGTAGCGAGTCGGTGACGTGGCAGGGCGAGCGCGACTTCATCGACCAGCGTCCCCGCGTCAAGTTCGAGCCGATGAAGGGGACGACGACCACGACGACCGACGAGACCACCAACTCCGGCGGCGAGAACGCGACGGTCACGACGAACCCGGCCGGACAACCGCCGTCTGACGGCGGGAACTGGTCGCTGTTGATGATGTTCATCGGAGCCGTCGTCGTTCTCCTCGGTCTCGCGGCCGCGTTCGCCTACCGGCAGGGCGACTTCGGGTCGTTCGCCGGGAGTACCGACGCGCCCGACGGCGGCGACGGCGGCGGGGGTTCGGCCGCGGCGGGCAACGGCGGCACGACGACCTCCGAACCGTCGGTCAGCGACGAGGAGTTGCTCACCGACGAGGCCCGCGTCAAGAAACTGCTGGACGACAACGGCGGCCGGATGAAGCAAGTCAACATCGTCGAGGAGACCGGGTGGTCGAAGTCGAAAGTCAGCATGCTCCTCTCGGAGATGGAAGAGGAGGGCGACATCAGCAAACTTCGCGTCGGCCGCGAGAACATCATCAGCCTCGAAGGTCACGAACCCGACGCCGCTGGCTCGCCGCTCGAAGGCGAGTAA
- a CDS encoding MBL fold metallo-hydrolase codes for MGVPLTGDKADGTNRHVAESVYRFGTRRINWYILEADEGLTIIDAGLPAHWPQLDNWLDENGYEFNDVAAVVLTHADVDHVGFTRILADRGVPVYCHPDDLPLLRNHPQRPPRWFLRNLWRPRFFAYALEMIRDGVGSVEPIADAKPLTDADVLPVPGEPRVIFAPGHTPGSCALFVEDRDVLFCGDVLATRNIFTQREGDPQLLGAADEDHDEANASLAHLEGLGSVTLLPGHGNPWCGDIDTALALTG; via the coding sequence ATGGGCGTCCCCCTGACCGGTGACAAGGCCGACGGCACGAATCGCCATGTGGCCGAGAGTGTCTACCGATTCGGCACGCGCCGGATTAACTGGTACATTCTCGAAGCGGACGAGGGATTGACAATCATTGACGCGGGTCTTCCTGCCCATTGGCCGCAGCTCGACAACTGGCTCGACGAGAATGGCTACGAATTCAACGACGTTGCTGCGGTCGTGCTAACCCATGCGGACGTAGACCACGTCGGCTTCACCAGAATCTTGGCCGATCGAGGAGTTCCCGTTTACTGTCATCCGGACGACTTGCCTCTGCTGCGCAACCACCCACAGAGACCTCCCAGATGGTTCCTGCGGAACCTTTGGCGGCCACGATTCTTCGCCTACGCGCTTGAGATGATCCGCGACGGTGTCGGGTCTGTTGAGCCCATTGCCGATGCTAAACCGCTCACCGACGCGGATGTTCTCCCCGTGCCGGGTGAACCGCGTGTGATCTTCGCGCCCGGTCACACCCCCGGGTCGTGTGCGTTGTTCGTCGAAGACCGCGATGTTCTCTTCTGTGGCGATGTCCTCGCCACGCGGAATATCTTCACCCAACGGGAGGGCGACCCGCAACTGCTGGGTGCAGCCGACGAAGATCACGATGAGGCCAACGCGTCGCTCGCTCACCTCGAAGGACTGGGGTCGGTGACGCTTCTGCCCGGACACGGTAACCCTTGGTGCGGAGACATTGACACGGCACTTGCCCTCACAGGCTAA
- a CDS encoding SDR family oxidoreductase, whose translation MADDPLDGKAALVTGASSGIGEATAHALARDGARVALAARRQKVLNDIVKKIESEWDAETLVVQTNVRNEDSVEEMVETTVAEFGGLDVLVNNAGMACGESVESLGTDEYRRMMETNVDGVFYATRAAIPHLTETAGNLVFVGSFAGQYPRPFNPIYAASKWWVRGFAHSIEGNVGEEGVAVTVVNPSEVRTEFGSAYGESFAERFGEGEVTEPEEVADAIAFAAKQEHSTVSELDIYRRDKFSGF comes from the coding sequence ATGGCAGACGACCCACTCGACGGGAAGGCGGCGTTGGTCACGGGTGCCAGTTCCGGCATCGGCGAGGCGACGGCCCACGCGCTCGCCCGTGACGGCGCTCGCGTCGCGCTCGCGGCCCGCCGCCAGAAGGTGCTGAACGACATCGTGAAGAAGATAGAGAGCGAGTGGGACGCCGAGACGCTCGTCGTCCAGACCAACGTCCGCAACGAGGACTCCGTCGAGGAGATGGTCGAGACGACCGTCGCCGAGTTCGGCGGTCTCGACGTGTTGGTCAACAACGCGGGGATGGCCTGCGGGGAGTCGGTCGAGTCGCTGGGCACCGACGAGTACCGCCGGATGATGGAGACCAACGTGGACGGCGTGTTCTACGCGACGCGGGCCGCGATTCCGCACCTGACGGAGACGGCGGGCAACCTCGTCTTCGTCGGGAGCTTCGCCGGGCAGTACCCCCGGCCGTTTAACCCCATCTACGCCGCGAGCAAGTGGTGGGTCCGCGGATTCGCCCACAGCATCGAGGGGAACGTCGGCGAGGAGGGCGTCGCCGTCACCGTGGTCAACCCCTCGGAGGTCCGGACCGAGTTCGGGTCGGCCTACGGCGAGTCGTTCGCCGAGCGGTTCGGGGAAGGCGAAGTCACCGAACCCGAGGAGGTCGCCGACGCCATCGCGTTCGCGGCCAAACAGGAACACTCGACCGTGAGCGAACTCGACATCTACCGGCGCGACAAGTTCAGCGGATTCTGA